Proteins from one Rosa chinensis cultivar Old Blush chromosome 7, RchiOBHm-V2, whole genome shotgun sequence genomic window:
- the LOC121050680 gene encoding uncharacterized protein LOC121050680: MTNMKELSGNCIVMYMSFLYQVLKKSKMLDMIGFVDPAHTGVIGCGNLTERARSLSASYERGKPGQIFLVPYNSGCHWMLTVVNPTEKIVYFMDPLKRRLVTGEWRTIVDK; the protein is encoded by the exons ATGACCAACATGAAGGAGCTTTCTGGCAACTGTATTGTGATGTATATGAG CTTTCTTTATCAAGTGTTAAAGAAATCGAAGATGCTTGACATGATTGGCTTCGTAGACCCTGCACACACTGGTGTCATTGGCTGTGGAAATCTGACTGAACGGGCTCGTTCTTTGTCAGCTTCTTATGAAAGAGGGAAGCCTGGTCAGATTTTTTTGGTGCCCTATAACTCAGG CTGTCATTGGATGTTGACGGTGGTGAACCCCACTGAAAAAATTGTGTATTTCATGGATCCGCTAAAGAGGCGACTTGTCACCGGTGAATGGAGAACTATTGTGGACAAGTAA